The genomic window tgatttttagcAAAAAAATACTCTTTTGTAAGAATAATATAAGCCGAAAGCTTCGAATCGACGTATATAGTATAGGcgtataaatttttgttggTCATAAATAGTTGTATGAGGTAAGAATGACGCAGAGGGCTGCTCATCTACTAGTCTTTAACATTCTATTTAGTAGTTACGGACTTTCGGAAATATTTTCCCAAAATTCGATCACCATATCTAGacgtctttaaataaaaataagaaacaacTACTGCGCTTAACAGAGTAGAAACAACCACTTCTACATTAATAAAGGATTTAAATTCTGCTTCTAATGAAAATGATGAGTTAATATAGTAAGCATTAATAAACTCATCAAAGTTCAAAACATCAATCCACATTACAGTTTGTTTGGCAATGATAAGGAATGAAATCATACAAacataatatcaaatatagCACTGTTGTTTcgcaacaatttattaatactcACGTGACGTCACGTAAGAGAGTCTCATTTCCgtattaagaataatatattttaatgagtgtgaatattatatttatatgtttggCTAAAGtggaattaaaaagaaaaagaaacaacGGCCTctcctatttatttactggcCAACTGAGTTGCTGAAAATAATTCTAAAGTGCTACCACCTTAACTTGTTGTGACTGTAATCCAAATTTCTTACCTGAACAGGTTTGTATAACAGAACCCAGGGCAGCATGCGTTAACATCGACACAATTATCTTGTAATTTTGCTGCCAGGGATTTAGCAAAGTACATATTCATCAACTTTGAATTGCAGTAACCGGGATTATGACGATCCTTTTTCCCTTTCTTAGCTGCTTCAATTTCAGCTCTTAAATTTAGATCATTAAAGTTCAATTTTCCATGTTCGTGAAGAGTGGACGATACCATAACCACCctgttgaaaaaattatagtcAATTGTAGgcactaaaataaaatgaatgatttttgacagtaatattaatatttacaattcttACTAACCTACTTGGAGAAGCCTTTTTCAACAGATCAATCAATAGGTTAGTGAGATAAAAGTGGCCTAAATGATTAACCCCTAAATGTATTTCAAAGCCATCTTTGGTTTTCTCATCCTTCGCCAATGGCACCACCACACCAGCATTATTTATGAGGCAATCAATTTTATAGAAACCAACTTTAACAACTTCTACAAACTTCTCTATTGATTCAAGTGATGCAAGGTCTAGATACATTGGAACCTGAAACcgttttattgtaacattttgttatatttttttaaaaatcacttCCAAAAATTTACCCAGCCTGTACTACACTACTGCTGGTAAATACACTATtgatattaacttttttttatactctATTAATTCtaattcatattttgtaaaatagcaatttcattaccatttaaatagaacattaaataataataaatgcctGATTACTATTTTAATGACTGCAATGCCCTTACAAAGTTCAAGGTGATTGTTGTTGTATTAACTATGGCAAGGTGATTGATATCTCATACACAAtacaatatgtataatgtttaTACAGTACATATTGGCATAATATTTAGTTACACTAATATGGGTTGAAGACAAAAGATAATTAGCATTTGCTTAATACAGTACAAATAAGAATGTAGTATGAATATAAACAGAATATACATACAAGTTCTCCACACTTTTCTTCTTCTCGCATAGCAACAGCTACTTCCTTGGCTTTCGCTAGATCACGGCAGGCAAATATAACCCGAGCTTTTCGTTTAACTAAAGCTCTGGCCGTTTCGAGACCAATACCACTGTTTGCACCCGTTATCAAGTAGGTTTTTCCCTTCAAACAGGAATTGCTTAAGCATTTAGCCCAATTCCGTGACCTCCAATGCCGTATTAAGCCCAAAGCCACGGCAAGAGAAATAGGAACCGCCGCATAAATTACTGAGGAAGACACCATTTTTAACACTAAATAAACCTTGCACCCGTAATTTAAACAGGCCCGCTCGTAGTTTGATAACGCTGATGACTGATCCTCAAGGTTTCTACGGTCAAACTTCAATGCCTTTTACTcttgaaaaaattgtattaaggCAATAAGAGCTTCAACTGTGGATTCAACTTTgaaataatactattatttaattactattcaCAAAcatcgaaataaataatattttaataaaatcacttTGAAAGTTTGAAAGAACAATTGACAATTGGCTTGGCTGTCAGATTTGCATGACATTTTGATTCTAAGTGACATTTCATACAATCAATACTCAAATTACTTTTCCCGAAATACCATGAGTTGAAggtatatctttatatatatgtagatttAATCATTAATGCAACATTGCTCTTCGATCCGACCAAAACCCACAAAAACTAGATggtaaataatacatcaacAACCTAATCCACTTCCAGAAATTCTAGAGATGGAATGGATggaaaggaaataaaaaatatgagaaGTCTACATTTAGCCCAGTCAGGTGTTCCCTCAAGAATTACATGAATTTTTAGCGCCTACCAAAATTCAATAGCAACAATATGGCAGTAGAGAAGTtgccatttatttataaatcctGTTATAttctcaaattaaattattaatgaatttcATGTTGATGATGaaacatatatattgttttgatgagataataatcttataaaaaataaatacttaattgattttattttgaatattaattgcGATAAGATTGTAGGTGATCAGGAAATAATgagtattattattgaaaatgcTGGGAATTTGTcagtttgttaatttaaaacacattttattagctgggccatttatttaaatatattaacggGACAActagataaaaattatcatttagaCATGAAAAACAACTGACATGGCAATATTGTCCATATAAATgtgtgaaatattattttacagtaGCAATTTCATGACTAAACAGAAGTCATAACATCAAaggtatagtccttttcatgaaagaagtcccccagacgcggcgctgcaatcgcataacGTAATGTtaccatttatgagtaaaaaaattacctattttatttacatttagcagatgtaatttatcaaataatattatttttttgcatacttcgatgaaacaatatttatgttatgtaaaaagtatatttttatttacttatattagcggtgttctacctacttacagggaaaagatgagaaaatagggtaaagaaaagcattaagcaatacaattttttattcagagttttattgcataattgttgggttacagtTTTTTTAGAAGTAACGCCGctattataccttcgtttgtaattcttgttacagttttctctgacacacctgcaattaaattatgaacaattaaaaataatagtaactttaagtttataatgcttatgtaatatatgttttaatttcagttacctagtttcatcacgttatgtatttattcaatattgtcgcaaaaacgaatttatattataaaagtcccatcaatactgcaaaaaattattaaatagcaactctaaaaagtacctgttatggcggcaactctcttccaaacattgtttagtggtattaaaacaccttgattcttatgttccgcttcacagaactctttcacctttaatatcatttctcgtgccgaactt from Pieris napi chromosome 3, ilPieNapi1.2, whole genome shotgun sequence includes these protein-coding regions:
- the LOC125063302 gene encoding retinol dehydrogenase 14-like; this encodes MVSSSVIYAAVPISLAVALGLIRHWRSRNWAKCLSNSCLKGKTYLITGANSGIGLETARALVKRKARVIFACRDLAKAKEVAVAMREEEKCGELVPMYLDLASLESIEKFVEVVKVGFYKIDCLINNAGVVVPLAKDEKTKDGFEIHLGVNHLGHFYLTNLLIDLLKKASPSRVVMVSSTLHEHGKLNFNDLNLRAEIEAAKKGKKDRHNPGYCNSKLMNMYFAKSLAAKLQDNCVDVNACCPGFCYTNLFRNFVKWYHYIVLAPMALLFMRSAKQGSETVVFCATDYSIEGQTGKFYRDCAEYTSKYNFTKEEEEKLWEVSEAMIKARKPLQN